One window of the Macaca thibetana thibetana isolate TM-01 chromosome 1, ASM2454274v1, whole genome shotgun sequence genome contains the following:
- the COL9A2 gene encoding collagen alpha-2(IX) chain: protein MAVAAAAPRCLLVLLQVLVLALAQIRGPPGERGPPGPPGPPGVPGSDGIDGDKGPPGKAGPPGPKGEPGKAGPDGPDGKPGIDGLTGAKGEPGPMGIPGVKGQPGLPGPPGLPGPGFAGPPGPPGPVGLPGEIGIPGPKGDPGPDGPSGPPGPPGRPGRPGTIQVLEGSADFLCPTNCPPGMKGPPGLQGVKGHAGKRGVLGDPGRQGKPGPKGDVGASGEQGIPGPPGPQGIRGYPGMAGPKGETGPHGYKGMVGAIGATGPPGEEGPRGPPGRAGEKGDVGSPGIRGPQGITGPKGATGPPGINGKDGTPGTPGMKGSAGQAGRPGSPGHQGLAGVPGQPGTKGGPGDQGEPGPQGLPGFSGPPGKEGEPGPRGEIGPQGIMGQKGDQGERGPVGQPGPQGRQGPKGEQGSPGIPGPQGLPGIKGNKGSPGKTGPRGGVGDPGVAGLPGEKGEKGESGEPGPKGQQGVRGEPGYPGPGGDAGAPGVQGYPGLPGPRGLVGNRGVPGQPGRQGVAGRDATDQHIVDVALKMLQEQLAEVAVSAKREALGAVGMVGPPGPPGPPGYPGKQGPHGHPGPRGVPGIVGAVGQIGNTGPKGKRGEKGDPGEVGRGHPGMPGPPGIPGLPGRPGQAINGKDGDRGSPGAPGEAGRPGLPGPVGLPGFCEPAACLGASAYASARLAEPGSIKGP from the exons ATGGCCGTCGCTGCGGCCGCCCCCCGCTGCCTCCTTGTTCTTCTCCAGGTGCTAGTGCTCGCTCTGGCGCAGATC AGAGGTCCACCGGGAGAACGGGGCCCCCCGGGCCCCCCGGGACCGCCGGGAGTGCCTGGATCCGACGGCATCGAC GGTGACAAGGGGCCCCCTGGCAAAGCTGGCCCTCCG GGACCCAAGGGTGAGCCTGGCAAAGCCGGGCCAGATGGTCCAGACGGGAAGCCTGGGATTGAT gGTTTAACTGGAGCCAAGGGGGAGCCTGGCCCCATGGGGATCCCTGGAGTCAAG GGCCAGCCCGGGCTTCCTGGTCCTCCTGGCCTTCCA GGCCCTGGTTTTGCTGGACCTCCT GGACCGCCTGGACCTGTTGGCCTCCCTGGTGAGATTGGAATCCCAGGCCCCAAG GGGGACCCTGGACCAGATGGACCATCGGGGCCCCCAGGACCTCCAGGGAGACCT GGTCGCCCGGGAACCATCCAGGTTCTGGAAGGCAGTGCGGATTTCCTG tgtcCAACCAACTGTCCACCGGGGATGAAAGGTCCACCAGGGCTGCAGGGAGTGAAG ggACATGCGGGCAAACGCGGGGTTCTGGGTGATCCTGGCCGCCAGGGGAAGCCG GGTCCCAAGGGAGATGTGGGTGCCTCTGGAGAGCAAGGCATCCCTGGACCACCG GGTCCCCAGGGCATCAGGGGCTACCCGGGCATGGCAGGGCCCAAGGGAGAGACG GGCCCTCATGGATATAAAGGCATGGTGGGCGCCATCGGTGCCACTGGGCCCCCG GGTGAGGAAGGTCCTAGGGGACCGCCAGGCCGAGCTGGGGAGAAGGGCGACGTG GGCAGCCCAGGTATTCGTGGACCCCAGGGGATCACAGGCCCGAAGGGAGCAACG GGTCCCCCAGGCATCAACGGCAAGGACGGGACCCCAGGCACACCTGGCATGAAG GGCAGTGCAGGACAGGCGGGACGGCCAGGAAGCCCAGGCCACCAGGGCCTAGCG GGTGTGCCGGGCCAGCCTGGGACAAAAGGAGGCCCTGGAGACCAG GGTGAACCGGGCCCGCAGGGCCTTCCTGGGTTCTCTGGTCCCCCTGGGAAAGAG GGAGAGCCAGGGCCTCGAGGAGAAATTGGTCCTCAGGGCATCATGGGACAGAAG GGTGACCAGGGCGAGAGGGGTCCAGTGGGGCAGCCGGGCCCTCAGGGAAGGCAG GGCCCTAAGGGCGAGCAGGGCTCCCCTGGAATTCCAGGGCCCCAAGGCTTGCCGGGCATCAAAGGAAACAAG GGCTCCCCAGGGAAGACCGGGCCTCGCGGCGGAGTG GGTGACCCGGGGGTGGCCGGCCTTCCTGGAGAGAAAGGCGAGAAG GGCGAGTCCGGCGAGCCGGGGCCCAAGGGACAG CAAGGAGTACGTGGAGAACCCGGCTACCCCGGCCCCGGTGGGGATGCGGGCGCCCCAGGGGTTCAGGGCTACCCTGGTCTCCCCGGCCCTCGAGGACTCGTGGGGAACCGAGGCGTTCCAGGACAGCCCGGGAGACAGGGCGTGGCG GGCCGGGATGCCACTGACCAGCACATCGTGGATGTGGCGCTGAAGATGCTGCAAG agcAACTGGCTGAGGTCGCTGTGAGTGCCAAGCGGGAAGCCCTGGGTGCGGTGGGCATGGTGGGTCCCCCAGGACCTCCTGGGCCCCCTGGATACCCAGGCAAGCAGGGACCCCATGGGCACCCTGGCCCTCGGGGTGTTCCTGGCATCGTGGGAGCCGTGGGTCAGATCGGGAACACGGGGCCCAAGG GAAAACGTGGAGAGAAGGGTGATCCAGGAGAAGTGGGACGGGGGCACCCCGGGATGCCTGGGCCCCCAGGGATCCCAG GACTCCCTGGCCGGCCTGGCCAGGCAATCAACGGCAAGGATGGCGATCGAGGGTCCCCAGGGGCTCCAGGAGAGGCAGGTCGACCTGGGCTGCCAGGCCCCGTAGGGCTGCCAGGCTTCTGTGAACCTGCAGCCTGCCTTGGAGCTTCGGCCTATGCCTCTGCCCGCCTTGCAGAGCCCGGATCCATCAAGGGGCCTTGA